A genome region from Gemmatimonadaceae bacterium includes the following:
- a CDS encoding AIM24 family protein, translating to MAIPTLCKSTIINETYAGVTYHLEGELVPVLHVELGKTGVYFEHHVLLWKHPAVTIGLKALKGAFKRMISGMPVFMTEASGPGHIAFSRDGAGQILALHMQRGESIDVREHQFLAATSNVEFTFQRVKGAANMLLGGTGFFIDTFGAPSGEGILWLHGFGNVFEVTLNDGEAIDVESGGWIYKDRSVRMDTQFQKLTTGFLAGGGQIFWNRFTGPGRVGIQSMYVHMPTAE from the coding sequence ATGGCCATCCCGACACTCTGCAAGTCCACCATCATCAACGAGACCTACGCCGGCGTCACCTACCATCTCGAGGGCGAGCTGGTGCCGGTGCTGCACGTGGAGCTGGGCAAGACGGGCGTGTACTTCGAGCACCACGTGCTGCTGTGGAAGCATCCCGCGGTGACGATCGGGCTCAAGGCGCTCAAGGGCGCGTTCAAGCGGATGATCTCCGGCATGCCCGTGTTCATGACCGAGGCGTCGGGCCCGGGCCACATCGCGTTCAGCCGCGACGGCGCCGGCCAGATCCTGGCCCTGCACATGCAGCGCGGCGAGTCGATCGACGTGCGCGAGCATCAGTTCCTGGCCGCGACCTCCAACGTGGAGTTCACCTTCCAGCGCGTGAAGGGCGCGGCCAACATGCTGCTCGGCGGCACGGGCTTCTTCATCGACACCTTCGGCGCGCCGAGCGGCGAAGGGATCCTCTGGCTGCACGGCTTCGGCAACGTGTTCGAGGTGACGCTCAACGACGGCGAGGCGATCGACGTCGAGAGCGGCGGCTGGATCTACAAGGACCGCTCGGTGCGCATGGACACCCAGTTCCAGAAGCTGACCACGGGCTTCCTGGCGGGCGGCGGCCAGATCTTCTGGAACCGGTTCACCGGCCCGGGCCGCGTGGGCATCCAATCCATGTATGTGCACATGCCCACGGCGGAATAA
- a CDS encoding PH domain-containing protein, giving the protein MTYVDNNLLPGEQVQFRTHLHWKVYLGPVLLSLLVFAPLTWLAYQSERQIVAVAPVAAIVIALVSAVMRRRYSEFAVTNKRVIMKLGVFQTRSVELLLPKVEGIAVNQGLGGKLFGYGDIVVAGTGGTREQFAGIGHPTEFRNAVQGATDKG; this is encoded by the coding sequence GTGACCTACGTCGACAACAATCTCCTGCCGGGCGAGCAGGTGCAGTTCCGCACTCACCTGCACTGGAAGGTCTACCTGGGCCCCGTGCTGCTGTCGCTGCTCGTGTTCGCGCCGCTCACCTGGCTGGCCTACCAGTCCGAACGGCAGATCGTGGCCGTGGCGCCGGTGGCGGCGATCGTGATCGCGCTCGTGAGCGCGGTCATGCGGCGGCGGTACTCCGAGTTCGCGGTCACCAACAAGCGCGTGATCATGAAGCTGGGCGTGTTCCAGACGCGCTCGGTGGAACTGCTGCTCCCCAAGGTGGAAGGGATCGCGGTGAATCAGGGGCTGGGCGGCAAGCTGTTCGGCTACGGCGACATCGTGGTCGCCGGCACCGGCGGCACGCGTGAACAGTTCGCCGGCATCGGCCATCCCACGGAGTTCCGCAACGCGGTGCAGGGGGCGACGGACAAGGGGTAG
- a CDS encoding VOC family protein: MSTQPPVPAGAPERAEPETFRARALSASLTVKDLEKSLVWYRDVVGFTVDRKHEREGKLASVSLIAGDVRILLNQDNGAKGWDRVKGEGFSLQFTTVQSVDDVARRIRDFGGTLDSEPADMPWGVRSFRLRDPDGFKLSISSPIAAAR, encoded by the coding sequence ATGAGCACCCAACCCCCGGTTCCCGCCGGCGCCCCCGAGCGCGCCGAGCCCGAGACCTTCCGCGCCCGCGCGCTCTCGGCGTCGCTCACCGTCAAGGATCTGGAGAAGAGCCTGGTCTGGTACCGCGACGTGGTGGGTTTCACCGTGGACCGCAAGCACGAGCGCGAAGGAAAGCTGGCGTCGGTGTCGCTGATAGCCGGGGACGTGCGGATATTGCTCAATCAGGACAACGGCGCCAAGGGATGGGACCGGGTGAAGGGGGAGGGGTTCTCGCTGCAGTTCACCACGGTCCAGAGTGTGGACGATGTGGCCCGACGGATCAGGGATTTTGGCGGCACGCTCGACTCGGAGCCCGCCGACATGCCGTGGGGTGTGCGCAGCTTCCGGTTGCGGGATCCGGACGGTTTCAAGCTGTCGATCTCGTCACCCATTGCGGCGGCACGCTGA
- a CDS encoding SPFH domain-containing protein, whose amino-acid sequence MPITMLLFAIALALVALSLRVVKEYDRGVIFRLGKYTGVRGPGLIVLIPVIEQMTRATLRTITMNIPSQKIITKDNVSIDIAAVAYYHIVDPAKSVIAIENVDAAINQISQTTVRNVVGQFSLDQLLSQTLDINARIKDVIDGHTEPWGAQVTAVEIKDITLPDNMQRAMAKEAEAERERRAKIVAAEGEFQAAVKLGEAADIIAAHPVALQLRTLQTMAEISVEKNSTIIFPAQFMTTVQEAMKMIRSDGAA is encoded by the coding sequence ATGCCGATCACCATGCTCCTGTTCGCGATCGCACTCGCGCTCGTGGCTCTCTCGCTGCGCGTGGTGAAGGAATACGACCGGGGCGTCATCTTCCGGCTGGGCAAGTACACCGGCGTGCGCGGCCCGGGGCTCATCGTCCTCATCCCGGTGATCGAGCAGATGACGCGCGCCACGTTGCGCACGATCACGATGAACATCCCCTCGCAGAAGATCATCACCAAGGACAACGTCTCCATCGACATCGCCGCGGTGGCGTACTACCACATCGTGGATCCGGCCAAATCGGTGATCGCCATCGAGAACGTGGACGCCGCCATCAATCAGATCAGCCAGACCACGGTGCGCAATGTGGTGGGCCAGTTCAGCCTCGATCAGCTGCTCTCGCAGACGCTGGACATCAACGCCCGGATCAAGGACGTCATCGACGGTCACACCGAGCCCTGGGGCGCCCAGGTCACGGCGGTGGAGATCAAGGACATCACGCTGCCCGACAACATGCAGCGCGCCATGGCCAAGGAGGCCGAGGCCGAACGCGAGCGCCGCGCCAAGATCGTCGCCGCCGAGGGCGAGTTTCAGGCGGCCGTCAAGCTGGGCGAGGCCGCCGATATCATCGCGGCGCACCCCGTGGCGCTCCAACTGCGCACCCTGCAGACCATGGCCGAGATCAGCGTGGAGAAGAACTCCACCATCATCTTCCCGGCGCAATTCATGACCACGGTGCAGGAAGCTATGAAGATGATCCGCTCGGACGGGGCGGCCTGA
- a CDS encoding DUF1697 domain-containing protein: protein MALVVLLRGVNVGGHRTFRPAKLAEQLRHLDAVNIGAAGTFVIRRPVTRDQLRAELTRRLPFDAEIMICEGREIAGLIAQHPFADQPARPDMVRFVSVLSRRPRSAPSTPMRFPASGTWLLKILARDNRFVFGVYRRHMKVISYLGMVDRLFGVPATTRNWNTITAIATALGNGAVRPPRPSGSSS, encoded by the coding sequence ATGGCACTCGTGGTTCTTCTGCGAGGGGTGAACGTAGGCGGTCACAGGACCTTCCGGCCCGCCAAGCTCGCCGAACAGCTCAGGCACCTCGACGCGGTGAACATCGGCGCGGCGGGCACCTTCGTGATCCGGCGGCCCGTCACCCGGGACCAACTGCGCGCCGAATTGACGCGCAGGTTGCCCTTCGACGCCGAGATCATGATATGCGAAGGACGCGAGATCGCCGGGCTGATCGCCCAGCATCCTTTCGCTGACCAGCCCGCGCGACCCGACATGGTCCGATTCGTGAGCGTCCTGTCCAGACGCCCCCGCTCGGCGCCGTCCACGCCCATGCGCTTTCCTGCCAGCGGCACATGGCTGCTGAAGATCCTCGCCAGGGACAACCGGTTCGTCTTCGGCGTGTACCGGCGCCACATGAAAGTGATCAGCTACCTCGGCATGGTGGACCGGCTGTTCGGGGTGCCGGCCACCACGCGCAACTGGAATACCATCACCGCGATCGCCACGGCGCTGGGCAACGGGGCGGTCAGGCCGCCCCGTCCGAGCGGATCATCTTCATAG
- a CDS encoding DUF5946 family protein, giving the protein MVCEDCGARFSDEGDSCAQRFEVLLALDHSHQEPWGSRHGLAFAVFVLQHPGRYETATAARAYEFLMRVFERGETLDYVVRDLRARGRGGADTDYHPPTRGAEPFPVTIADLGEFAASEYAVDLDRWCRSTVHHLRSGARSA; this is encoded by the coding sequence ATGGTGTGCGAGGACTGCGGCGCCAGATTCAGCGACGAAGGAGACTCGTGCGCACAACGGTTCGAGGTGCTTCTTGCCCTGGATCACTCCCACCAGGAGCCATGGGGCAGTCGTCACGGGCTCGCGTTCGCCGTCTTCGTCCTGCAGCATCCGGGCCGGTACGAGACAGCGACTGCGGCTCGCGCCTATGAGTTCCTGATGCGCGTCTTCGAGCGTGGTGAGACGCTCGACTACGTGGTTCGGGATCTGCGTGCTCGCGGGCGAGGCGGAGCCGACACGGACTATCACCCGCCGACGCGCGGTGCCGAACCGTTCCCCGTCACCATCGCGGACCTCGGCGAGTTCGCGGCATCCGAGTACGCGGTGGATCTGGACAGGTGGTGCCGGTCCACGGTGCATCACCTGAGGTCCGGAGCACGCTCGGCGTGA
- the katG gene encoding catalase/peroxidase HPI — translation MSNEAKCPVPHAGAGPSNRDWWPNQLKLELLRQHSSKSDPMGEDFDYAEEFRSLDLKAVKKDLAALMTNSQDWWPADFGHYGPLFIRMAWHSAGTYRTGDGRGGGGRGQQRFAPLNSWPDNVSLDKARRLLWPIKQKYGRKISWADLIILTGNVALETMGLETFGFGGGREDVWEPDQDVYWGAEQTWLGDKRYTGNRDLENPLAAVQMGLIYVNPEGPNGNPDPVAAAVDIRETFARMAMNDYETVALIAGGHTFGKTHGAGPVSNVGPEPEAAGLEQQGLGWKSSFRTGVGGDAITSGLEVTWSTKPTKWSNDFFEHLFGYEWELTKSPAGAHQWVAKNAEATVPDARDASRKHRPTMLTTDLSLRFDPIYEKISRHFMEHPDELADAFSRAWFKLTHRDMGPRARYLGPEVPAEDLIWQDPIPAVNHKLIGPKDIAALKEKILKSGLTVSELVSTAWASASTFRGSDKRGGANGARVRLAPQKDWDVNQPAQLAKVLTQLERIQKAFNKAQPSGKSGKKVSLADLIVLGGCAGVEQAAKKAGHSVKVPFTPGRMDASLEQTDVDSFAVLEPIADGFRNYLKGKYTVPAEVLLVDKAQLLTLTVPEMTVLVGGMRVLGTNAGGTAHGVFTKRPGALTNDYFVNLLDMGTEWKPVSKDAELFEGHDRKTGKRKWTGTRVDLVFGSDSQLRALAEVYGCKDAQEKFLHDFVAAWNKVMNLDRFDLV, via the coding sequence ATGTCCAACGAAGCCAAATGCCCCGTCCCCCACGCCGGCGCCGGCCCGTCGAACCGCGATTGGTGGCCCAACCAGTTGAAGCTCGAGCTCCTGCGCCAGCATTCCTCCAAGTCTGACCCCATGGGCGAGGACTTCGACTACGCCGAGGAGTTCAGGAGTCTGGACTTGAAGGCCGTGAAGAAGGATCTCGCGGCGCTGATGACCAACTCGCAGGACTGGTGGCCGGCGGACTTCGGCCATTACGGGCCGCTGTTCATTCGCATGGCGTGGCACAGCGCCGGCACGTACCGCACGGGTGACGGTCGCGGCGGCGGCGGCAGGGGCCAGCAGCGCTTTGCCCCGCTCAACAGTTGGCCGGACAACGTGAGCCTGGACAAGGCGCGCCGGCTGCTCTGGCCCATCAAGCAGAAGTATGGCCGGAAGATCTCGTGGGCCGACCTGATCATCCTCACGGGCAACGTTGCCCTCGAGACCATGGGCCTCGAGACCTTCGGCTTCGGCGGCGGACGCGAGGACGTGTGGGAGCCGGATCAGGACGTGTACTGGGGCGCCGAGCAAACGTGGCTGGGTGACAAGCGCTACACCGGCAACCGCGATCTGGAAAATCCGCTTGCCGCCGTGCAGATGGGGCTGATCTACGTGAACCCCGAAGGTCCCAACGGCAACCCCGATCCCGTGGCCGCGGCCGTGGACATCCGCGAGACCTTCGCGCGCATGGCGATGAACGACTATGAAACGGTGGCGCTGATCGCCGGCGGCCACACCTTTGGCAAGACGCACGGCGCGGGGCCGGTGTCGAACGTGGGGCCCGAGCCCGAGGCGGCCGGACTGGAGCAGCAGGGGCTGGGCTGGAAGAGCAGCTTCCGCACGGGCGTGGGCGGCGACGCGATCACCAGCGGGCTGGAAGTCACCTGGAGCACGAAGCCGACCAAGTGGAGCAACGATTTCTTCGAGCACCTGTTCGGCTACGAGTGGGAGCTGACCAAGAGCCCGGCCGGCGCGCATCAGTGGGTGGCGAAGAACGCCGAGGCGACGGTGCCCGACGCGCGCGACGCGTCCAGGAAGCACCGGCCCACCATGCTGACCACCGACCTCTCGCTGCGCTTCGACCCCATCTACGAGAAGATCTCGCGGCACTTCATGGAGCATCCCGACGAACTGGCCGACGCGTTCTCCCGGGCGTGGTTCAAGCTGACGCACCGCGACATGGGGCCGCGCGCTCGCTACCTCGGGCCCGAGGTTCCGGCCGAGGATCTCATCTGGCAGGATCCGATCCCCGCGGTGAATCACAAACTGATCGGCCCCAAGGACATCGCCGCGCTCAAGGAGAAGATCCTGAAGTCCGGCCTGACCGTGTCGGAGTTGGTGTCCACGGCGTGGGCGTCGGCATCCACCTTCCGGGGCTCGGACAAGCGCGGCGGGGCGAACGGCGCCCGCGTTCGGCTGGCGCCGCAGAAGGACTGGGACGTCAACCAGCCGGCGCAGCTGGCCAAGGTGCTCACCCAGCTCGAACGCATCCAGAAGGCGTTCAACAAGGCGCAGCCCAGCGGCAAGAGCGGCAAGAAGGTCTCGCTGGCCGATCTGATCGTGCTCGGTGGGTGCGCCGGCGTGGAGCAGGCGGCCAAGAAGGCCGGGCACAGCGTGAAGGTGCCGTTCACGCCGGGGCGGATGGATGCCTCGCTGGAACAGACCGATGTGGATTCGTTTGCCGTGCTCGAGCCCATCGCCGACGGCTTCCGAAATTACCTGAAGGGCAAGTACACCGTGCCGGCGGAGGTGCTGCTGGTTGACAAGGCGCAGCTGCTGACCCTGACCGTGCCCGAGATGACGGTGCTCGTGGGCGGCATGCGCGTGCTGGGGACCAACGCCGGGGGGACGGCGCACGGCGTGTTCACCAAGCGGCCGGGCGCGCTGACCAACGACTATTTCGTGAACCTGCTCGACATGGGCACGGAGTGGAAGCCGGTGTCGAAGGACGCCGAGCTGTTCGAGGGTCACGATCGCAAGACCGGCAAACGCAAGTGGACCGGCACGCGGGTGGATCTCGTGTTCGGTTCGGACTCACAGCTGCGCGCCCTGGCGGAAGTCTACGGGTGCAAGGATGCGCAGGAGAAGTTCCTGCACGACTTCGTGGCGGCCTGGAACAAGGTGATGAACCTGGATCGGTTCGATCTCGTGTGA
- a CDS encoding M1 family aminopeptidase has product MKRLLLAAAALVTLAAPSLLLAQRNSGTIGHYIPPRTWPQGVHNFDLVHQKIAVQFNEAKRLVTGVVTTTVIPDVATDTVRLNAENITIDRASDARGRQIKFSSDTDHVTVRLPRRVAAGDTVVFTLAYHTIPERGIYFVPRRHVIWSQGEATETRAWVPTYDYANDKTTWEFLVTADSGLKVLSNGTLASVTPVDGGKQNVWHWEQNEKASTYLYSVVVGPFTVLHDQWRGKPVDEYVYPDTVDAGWRAAGETPSMIELYSRLTGVPFPWDKYDQSWIPDFTYGGMENVSATTQTDLSLPGAGNDPTEGSRGLVAHELAHQWFGDYETTANWANAWLNEGLTTYMESVQNEKTRGWDAAQLEWWGQQQQAMQADLRQARPLVWGQYQGNDPIALFFSGHVYPKGAQLAHQLRRLLGDKMFWAGMHRFLVNNAHKATTTKDYADAFEETCHCNLGWFFDQWAYGIGYPQLDVTRRWDPAANVLHVTVRQVQPTDSTRPLFRFPTTIRVITADSVVRDSVMVLAEKAQTFNMRLPSAPLSFRFDEGGWLLGTVHTDQTPDELAHMAEHDLDTSARNWALHALAQSQDTAAIDARRFIVLDERMPQLRAEALRQMAHDSTPRAIAMVRSALRDPDASVRSEALVRLASLDSAGVADTALAMYHQDISSSARATALGVYGRLAGASALSTVIAASGPAHTLRVRITAAALLSRMHVPSAVDALEQLTNPIEVRELRMSALRGLFASGDTVRAIAVATRGLTDYDPLYSQASVRSLGQLGTPQALAVLRTALKTETRVHVKEAMKQALEKR; this is encoded by the coding sequence ATGAAACGCCTGCTACTCGCCGCCGCGGCACTCGTGACGCTGGCCGCTCCCTCGCTACTCCTGGCCCAGCGGAATTCGGGCACCATCGGGCACTACATCCCGCCCCGGACCTGGCCGCAGGGCGTGCACAACTTCGACCTCGTCCACCAGAAGATCGCCGTGCAGTTCAACGAGGCCAAGCGGCTGGTGACCGGCGTGGTGACCACCACCGTCATCCCCGACGTGGCCACCGACACGGTCCGGCTCAACGCCGAGAACATCACGATCGACCGCGCCAGCGATGCGCGGGGGCGGCAGATCAAGTTCTCGTCGGACACCGACCACGTCACCGTCCGCCTCCCGCGGCGCGTCGCCGCCGGCGACACGGTGGTCTTCACGCTCGCCTACCACACGATTCCCGAGCGCGGGATCTACTTCGTGCCCCGCCGCCACGTGATCTGGTCGCAGGGCGAAGCCACCGAGACCCGCGCCTGGGTGCCCACCTACGACTACGCCAACGACAAGACCACGTGGGAGTTCCTCGTCACCGCCGACTCGGGCCTCAAGGTGCTCTCCAACGGCACGCTGGCCTCGGTGACCCCGGTGGACGGCGGCAAGCAGAACGTCTGGCACTGGGAGCAGAACGAGAAGGCATCCACGTATCTATATAGCGTCGTGGTGGGTCCGTTCACCGTGCTCCACGACCAGTGGCGCGGCAAGCCGGTGGACGAGTACGTCTACCCCGACACCGTGGACGCGGGCTGGCGCGCGGCGGGCGAGACGCCGTCCATGATCGAGCTGTACTCGCGCCTCACGGGAGTTCCCTTTCCGTGGGACAAGTACGACCAGTCGTGGATCCCGGATTTCACCTACGGCGGAATGGAGAACGTCTCCGCCACCACGCAGACCGATCTCTCGCTGCCGGGCGCGGGCAACGACCCCACAGAAGGCTCGCGCGGCCTCGTGGCCCATGAGCTCGCGCACCAGTGGTTCGGCGATTACGAGACCACCGCCAACTGGGCCAACGCCTGGCTCAACGAAGGACTCACCACGTACATGGAGTCGGTGCAGAACGAGAAGACCCGCGGCTGGGACGCCGCGCAGCTCGAATGGTGGGGTCAGCAGCAGCAGGCCATGCAGGCCGATCTCCGCCAGGCCCGTCCGCTGGTCTGGGGGCAGTATCAGGGCAACGATCCGATCGCCCTCTTCTTCAGCGGCCACGTCTATCCCAAGGGCGCCCAGCTGGCGCACCAACTGCGCCGCCTGCTGGGCGACAAGATGTTCTGGGCGGGGATGCACCGCTTCCTCGTGAACAACGCCCACAAGGCCACCACCACCAAGGATTACGCCGACGCCTTCGAGGAGACCTGCCACTGCAACCTGGGCTGGTTCTTCGACCAGTGGGCATACGGAATCGGGTATCCCCAGCTCGACGTCACGCGCCGGTGGGATCCGGCGGCCAACGTCCTTCACGTGACGGTGCGGCAGGTCCAGCCCACCGATTCCACGCGGCCGCTGTTCAGGTTCCCCACCACCATCCGCGTGATCACGGCCGACTCGGTCGTGCGCGACAGCGTCATGGTCCTCGCCGAGAAGGCGCAGACCTTCAACATGCGCTTGCCGAGCGCGCCCCTGTCCTTCCGGTTCGACGAGGGGGGCTGGCTGCTCGGCACCGTGCACACCGACCAGACGCCGGACGAGCTGGCGCACATGGCGGAGCACGACCTCGACACCTCGGCCCGCAACTGGGCGCTCCATGCCCTGGCGCAGTCGCAGGACACCGCGGCGATTGACGCGCGGCGGTTCATCGTGCTGGATGAACGGATGCCGCAACTCCGCGCCGAGGCCCTGCGGCAGATGGCGCACGATTCCACCCCGCGGGCGATCGCGATGGTCCGCTCGGCGCTGCGCGACCCCGACGCATCCGTGCGGAGCGAGGCGCTGGTGCGGCTGGCGTCGCTCGACTCGGCGGGCGTGGCCGACACGGCGCTCGCGATGTACCACCAGGACATCTCTTCGAGCGCACGCGCCACGGCGCTCGGGGTCTACGGAAGGCTGGCCGGCGCGAGTGCACTTTCCACGGTCATCGCGGCCAGCGGACCGGCGCACACGCTCAGGGTGCGCATCACGGCGGCCGCCCTGCTGTCGCGGATGCACGTGCCGTCGGCGGTGGACGCGTTGGAACAGCTCACCAATCCGATCGAGGTGCGCGAGCTGCGCATGTCGGCGCTCCGTGGCCTGTTCGCCAGCGGCGACACCGTCCGCGCAATCGCCGTGGCCACACGAGGGCTCACCGACTACGACCCGCTGTACTCCCAGGCTTCGGTGCGCTCGCTGGGCCAACTCGGAACTCCCCAAGCGCTGGCCGTGCTCCGCACCGCGCTCAAGACCGAGACGCGGGTGCACGTGAAGGAGGCAATGAAGCAGGCGCTCGAGAAGCGTTAG
- a CDS encoding DUF4173 domain-containing protein gives MPLQASAPPADPSPRALLARHSLTAALLLGILADPLLRNGPWGLGLLVWMAAFAGIATALVRRSGRVLSRESGIWLTVALLSAAGPLWRDADMLQFFDVLAMLAALVLLAMSINAIPVPGLALARVRDLIRAAFGTGLEVAMGAVPLLLRDAEFNAAVRPSAEGNARRIGKAVAITLPIVVVFTLLLANADPVFGSFFKLPAIQYDVVLSHVFIAGFFTWVVAGWLRRSLLARTAATAGAAPATTLPLTLGAADVAFALGALNVLFAAFVLVQIGWLFGGESLVLRTTGLTYAAYARRGFAELTGVAGLLLPVLLGAHALIPASDGRTLRVYRRLAVPLVVLLGAIMLSAGARMSLYIHYYGISTDRLYASAFMIWLAMVFVWLAFTVLRSRPRTFAAGLVATGFGVLFTLNVLNPDALVARANLARGDAARTGAAGSDLRYVASLGGDAIPAVVAALTSRGIAADSVAEGDRCAAAETLLKRWTGAKRERMSSSWTQWNVARSRATRAVRAHQAELETLACGPNGPRSTPH, from the coding sequence ATGCCCCTCCAGGCTTCCGCACCCCCTGCCGACCCATCACCGCGCGCCCTCCTCGCGCGGCACTCGCTCACGGCCGCGCTCCTGCTCGGCATCCTCGCCGATCCGCTGCTCCGCAACGGTCCGTGGGGCCTCGGGCTCCTGGTCTGGATGGCAGCGTTCGCCGGCATCGCCACGGCGCTCGTGCGGCGGAGCGGCCGAGTGCTCTCGCGCGAGAGCGGCATCTGGCTCACAGTCGCTCTGCTCTCTGCCGCCGGCCCGCTGTGGCGCGACGCCGACATGCTCCAGTTCTTCGATGTGCTGGCCATGCTCGCCGCGCTCGTGCTGCTGGCCATGAGCATCAACGCCATCCCCGTGCCCGGTCTGGCCCTGGCCCGCGTCCGCGACCTGATCCGCGCCGCCTTCGGAACCGGGCTCGAAGTGGCCATGGGCGCCGTGCCGCTGTTGCTGCGCGACGCGGAGTTCAACGCGGCCGTCCGCCCCTCCGCCGAGGGCAACGCCAGGCGCATCGGCAAGGCGGTGGCGATCACGTTGCCCATCGTCGTGGTCTTCACACTGCTGCTCGCGAACGCCGACCCGGTCTTCGGCTCGTTCTTCAAGCTTCCGGCCATCCAGTACGACGTCGTGCTCTCCCACGTCTTCATCGCGGGCTTCTTCACGTGGGTGGTGGCGGGCTGGTTGCGCCGCTCCCTGCTGGCGCGCACCGCCGCCACGGCCGGCGCCGCGCCGGCCACGACGCTCCCACTCACGCTCGGCGCCGCCGACGTGGCGTTCGCACTCGGCGCGCTGAACGTGCTGTTCGCGGCGTTCGTGTTGGTGCAGATCGGCTGGCTGTTCGGCGGCGAGTCGCTGGTGCTCAGGACCACCGGCCTCACCTACGCCGCCTACGCCAGACGCGGATTCGCCGAGCTGACGGGCGTGGCCGGCCTGCTGCTCCCGGTGCTCCTGGGCGCGCACGCACTCATTCCGGCGTCGGACGGCCGCACGCTGCGCGTCTACCGCCGGCTTGCCGTTCCGCTGGTGGTGCTGCTGGGCGCCATCATGCTCTCGGCCGGCGCGCGCATGAGCCTGTACATCCACTACTACGGCATCTCCACCGACCGATTGTACGCGTCGGCGTTCATGATCTGGCTGGCGATGGTGTTCGTGTGGCTCGCGTTCACCGTGCTGCGTTCCCGCCCGCGCACCTTTGCGGCGGGACTCGTGGCCACCGGGTTCGGCGTGCTCTTCACGCTCAATGTGCTGAATCCCGATGCGCTGGTGGCGCGGGCCAACCTCGCGCGTGGTGACGCGGCGCGCACCGGCGCGGCAGGTTCGGATCTTCGGTACGTGGCCTCGCTGGGCGGCGACGCGATCCCGGCGGTGGTGGCCGCGCTGACGTCGCGGGGAATCGCCGCCGACTCAGTCGCTGAAGGCGACCGCTGCGCTGCCGCGGAAACGCTTCTCAAGCGGTGGACGGGCGCGAAGCGGGAGCGGATGTCCAGCAGCTGGACGCAGTGGAACGTGGCGCGGAGTCGAGCGACGCGGGCCGTTCGGGCGCATCAGGCGGAGCTGGAAACGCTCGCCTGTGGCCCGAACGGCCCCCGTTCAACGCCGCACTAA
- a CDS encoding DUF5946 family protein, whose translation MKTRCVGCGAAFEDLDGPVHRYMTSSPACWARYGELLGRLATRPDLQDVRQMCVDAYAVQHPGTPNPQAIQSVALHLLSMRRYLVEGLPATPLRVVGEKGSFVWLTPPAMRGECTVADMPIEGTVNVLRDAARFWVESTWTAWAPHHRQVAVWAGHGA comes from the coding sequence ATGAAAACTCGCTGCGTCGGCTGTGGCGCCGCGTTCGAGGATCTGGACGGGCCCGTGCATAGATACATGACGTCCTCCCCGGCGTGCTGGGCGCGCTACGGCGAATTGCTCGGGCGGCTCGCCACGCGGCCGGACCTGCAGGACGTGCGGCAGATGTGCGTGGATGCCTACGCGGTCCAGCACCCCGGCACGCCGAATCCGCAGGCCATCCAGTCCGTCGCGTTGCACCTGCTGAGCATGCGCCGCTACCTGGTGGAGGGACTCCCGGCCACCCCGCTGCGGGTGGTCGGAGAGAAAGGCTCGTTCGTGTGGCTCACGCCGCCGGCCATGCGCGGTGAATGCACGGTTGCCGACATGCCCATCGAAGGGACGGTGAACGTCCTGCGCGACGCGGCGCGGTTCTGGGTGGAGTCCACGTGGACGGCCTGGGCGCCCCATCACCGGCAGGTTGCGGTCTGGGCCGGCCACGGCGCCTAG
- a CDS encoding DUF1801 domain-containing protein, which translates to MKKTPSKHAPSASALIDARIAELDDWRGQMLARVRAVIRAADPDVVEAWKWRGVPVWEHHGIICTGETYKSVVKMTFAKGASLEDPAGLFNSSLDGNVRRAIDVHEGETLNEKALKVLVRAAVALNTSKARR; encoded by the coding sequence ATGAAGAAGACCCCATCGAAGCACGCGCCGTCCGCGTCGGCGCTGATCGACGCGCGAATCGCCGAGCTGGACGACTGGCGCGGCCAGATGCTCGCCCGGGTCCGCGCGGTGATCAGGGCGGCCGATCCCGACGTGGTGGAAGCATGGAAGTGGCGGGGGGTGCCGGTGTGGGAGCACCACGGGATCATCTGCACCGGCGAGACATATAAGAGTGTCGTGAAGATGACCTTCGCCAAGGGCGCGTCGCTCGAGGATCCGGCGGGGCTGTTCAATTCCAGTCTCGACGGCAACGTCAGGCGCGCCATCGACGTGCACGAAGGCGAGACGCTGAACGAGAAGGCGCTGAAGGTGCTCGTGCGCGCCGCCGTGGCGTTGAATACGTCCAAGGCCCGCCGGTGA